One region of Halohasta litchfieldiae genomic DNA includes:
- the tbsP gene encoding transcriptional regulator TbsP: protein MNSNLLEQDINDILQTVLTEATDDLLLIDPTEGAIQALVDVATGFDGELPTIRMLAEERPLKETMEDFLVASRAADLIDAGQLSIRTLDDPAANSLLISGASVLALVAAGDRIAALTTDDSEFVESARDSYDDQWEAAEPFRLRTPPITRVRETLAADISEAAREDFDAVLAKLDTARGDGNGLDEVTISLLVAARNEVLLYDISKWGEDVGIASKATFSRTKTRLEDMGLIATEKVPIDVGRPRLRLQLGDDRLREAEASELAGVSQDLLD from the coding sequence ATGAACTCGAATTTACTCGAACAAGACATTAACGATATCCTACAGACAGTGCTCACTGAAGCGACGGATGATCTGCTACTGATTGACCCGACCGAAGGGGCAATTCAGGCACTGGTCGACGTCGCCACCGGATTCGATGGTGAGCTCCCCACGATTCGGATGCTCGCAGAGGAACGTCCACTCAAGGAGACGATGGAAGACTTTCTGGTTGCGAGTCGCGCTGCCGACCTGATCGACGCTGGTCAGTTGTCGATCCGGACGCTCGATGATCCGGCGGCTAACTCGCTGCTTATTTCGGGAGCGTCAGTGTTGGCACTCGTCGCGGCTGGCGACCGGATCGCCGCACTGACGACTGATGACAGCGAATTCGTCGAGAGCGCCCGAGACAGCTACGACGACCAGTGGGAGGCCGCCGAGCCATTCCGCCTCCGAACGCCGCCGATCACGCGCGTTCGGGAGACGCTGGCCGCCGATATCAGCGAGGCCGCCCGCGAGGATTTCGATGCAGTGCTGGCCAAACTTGATACGGCTCGCGGCGACGGCAACGGGCTCGATGAAGTAACGATTTCGCTACTGGTCGCAGCGAGAAACGAGGTCCTCCTCTACGATATCTCCAAATGGGGCGAAGATGTCGGCATCGCCAGCAAGGCGACCTTCTCGCGGACCAAAACCAGACTCGAAGACATGGGGCTTATCGCGACCGAAAAGGTTCCCATCGATGTCGGTCGACCACGGCTCCGACTCCAACTCGGCGACGACCGACTCCGAGAGGCCGAGGCAAGCGAACTGGCTGGCGTTAGTCAGGACCTACTCGACTGA
- a CDS encoding ATP-dependent DNA helicase — MNVSTDESPGWEQYFGFERPYENQADAIEAAIETVRREGYLAMEGPCGTGKTMAALTAAAFLLRETDRFENVVIATPVKQQRQQFIEDLRTINRGLDEPLSGVSLVGKSDLCPYGREGVFPDDTSVQTRCEELRETTADLVREDDSGGHRGDSGGSTAVDSSTTTPETDPEPAAIIEGTTDDAEQWWDTDRARSLVETARQDQAASDDEPLRTAGATAPYGTAQPATPAEFTDSESTPLYCPFEADWYARDTGSPVGFEQGVDHVLSTDDFLPAAVEAGTCPHRVMSVLLENAEIVVGNYNHLFDSQTRHLTESILDERTLVIVDEAHRLEERVRDLLSETMGRVTLKQAQQDLQTLLERARQHPDNKELIESHLADHDVPYEAVEQAHQFYGEAIQWLDEYVETELTDRFERYGTGFIDEALPDETLELELREPDSDERDAFTVWAEEQAGYTGDFFRTLGAVGSAVEDTLSQQGINRDCVCTATGVRFSQWWQRDHTEFFREITLEPTDLDYRNPEYPWFNAYNASLVMYNCIPSEQVRDILGEFGGGILMSATLEPISIFETVSGLESLSTRTSTDDDGAKRRVDRRSYELQFPAANRESWVVDVMPFTARNRGQPTSDNHNETRERYAYVAREIARSHGNILLSYPNYAEAKWAAGRLRKEVDKPVVLDSSSSHEETQRLKEQFFSGEHAVLVTSTRGTLTEGVDYAGEKLHTCAVFGVPLVNIGSPRVQAVRHAYGDRFGTDNAFTYALTIPAVRQVRQAIGRVLRGPDERGVRVLVGERYLPDRPRSVAPFFAAQEQREFSRLTPEFLGSQFTQFWNTE; from the coding sequence GTGAACGTGTCGACCGACGAGAGCCCGGGCTGGGAGCAGTATTTCGGCTTCGAGCGTCCCTACGAGAACCAAGCCGACGCCATCGAGGCCGCAATCGAAACCGTCCGCCGAGAGGGATATCTCGCGATGGAGGGTCCCTGCGGGACCGGCAAAACGATGGCCGCCCTTACCGCGGCGGCGTTTCTGCTCCGGGAGACCGACCGCTTCGAGAACGTCGTGATAGCGACGCCGGTCAAACAGCAACGCCAGCAGTTCATCGAAGACCTCCGAACGATCAACCGCGGTCTCGACGAGCCGCTTTCGGGTGTCAGCCTCGTCGGGAAATCGGATCTCTGCCCCTACGGGCGCGAAGGTGTATTTCCCGACGACACCAGCGTCCAAACTCGGTGTGAGGAGCTGCGGGAGACGACCGCAGATCTCGTCCGTGAGGACGATTCCGGCGGCCACCGAGGCGACAGCGGCGGGTCGACAGCCGTCGACTCATCAACAACCACTCCAGAAACAGACCCCGAGCCAGCGGCGATTATCGAGGGAACCACTGACGACGCCGAGCAGTGGTGGGACACCGACCGAGCCCGCAGCCTCGTGGAGACTGCGCGCCAAGATCAGGCCGCCAGCGACGACGAACCGCTTCGGACCGCCGGCGCGACCGCGCCGTACGGGACCGCACAGCCAGCCACCCCTGCGGAGTTCACCGATAGCGAGAGCACGCCGCTGTACTGTCCGTTCGAGGCCGACTGGTATGCCCGTGACACCGGCTCGCCGGTCGGCTTCGAACAGGGCGTCGACCACGTCCTCTCGACGGACGATTTTCTCCCCGCCGCAGTTGAGGCTGGCACCTGTCCGCACCGGGTTATGAGCGTCCTACTAGAAAATGCGGAGATCGTAGTCGGCAACTATAATCACTTATTTGACAGTCAGACGCGCCATCTCACCGAGTCGATCCTCGACGAGCGGACGCTCGTGATCGTCGACGAGGCCCACCGGCTCGAAGAGCGCGTCAGGGATCTGCTCAGCGAGACCATGGGCCGGGTAACGCTCAAACAGGCCCAACAGGACCTCCAGACACTGCTCGAACGCGCCCGACAGCATCCTGACAACAAGGAACTCATCGAGTCGCATCTCGCCGACCACGACGTGCCGTACGAGGCGGTCGAACAGGCCCACCAGTTCTACGGCGAGGCGATTCAGTGGCTCGATGAGTATGTCGAAACAGAACTCACCGACCGCTTCGAGCGCTACGGCACCGGCTTTATTGATGAGGCCCTGCCTGACGAAACCCTCGAACTCGAACTCCGTGAACCCGATTCCGACGAGCGAGACGCCTTCACGGTGTGGGCCGAAGAACAAGCAGGCTACACTGGTGACTTTTTCCGCACACTCGGCGCTGTTGGCAGCGCTGTCGAGGACACACTGAGCCAGCAGGGGATCAACCGTGACTGTGTCTGTACGGCCACCGGGGTCCGGTTCAGTCAGTGGTGGCAGCGTGACCACACCGAGTTCTTTCGGGAGATCACGCTCGAACCCACGGATCTGGACTACCGAAACCCGGAGTATCCGTGGTTTAACGCCTACAACGCCTCGCTGGTGATGTACAACTGTATCCCCTCCGAGCAGGTCCGTGACATCCTCGGAGAGTTCGGCGGCGGCATCCTGATGAGTGCGACCCTTGAGCCAATTTCGATTTTTGAGACTGTCAGCGGGCTTGAATCGCTGTCGACGAGGACGTCCACAGATGATGACGGAGCCAAACGACGGGTCGACCGCCGGAGCTACGAGCTGCAGTTTCCGGCAGCCAACCGCGAAAGTTGGGTGGTCGACGTGATGCCGTTTACCGCCCGCAATCGGGGCCAACCAACCTCAGACAACCACAACGAGACCAGAGAGCGCTACGCCTACGTCGCCCGGGAGATTGCCCGGAGCCACGGCAACATTCTGCTGTCGTATCCCAACTACGCCGAAGCCAAATGGGCCGCCGGTCGGCTCCGCAAGGAAGTCGACAAACCCGTCGTCCTCGACAGTTCCTCAAGCCACGAGGAAACCCAGCGCCTCAAAGAGCAGTTTTTCAGTGGCGAGCATGCGGTGCTGGTCACGAGTACTCGGGGGACGCTGACCGAAGGCGTCGACTACGCCGGCGAGAAACTCCACACGTGTGCGGTCTTCGGCGTCCCGCTTGTCAACATCGGCTCTCCCCGTGTGCAGGCAGTCAGACACGCCTACGGCGACCGATTCGGCACTGACAACGCGTTCACGTATGCACTGACTATCCCCGCGGTCCGACAGGTCCGACAGGCCATCGGACGCGTGCTTCGCGGCCCCGACGAGCGAGGGGTTCGGGTGCTGGTCGGCGAGCGGTATCTCCCTGACCGACCCCGGTCCGTCGCGCCGTTTTTCGCTGCCCAAGAACAACGGGAGTTCAGTCGACTGACGCCGGAGTTTCTCGGCAGTCAGTTCACACAGTTTTGGAACACTGAGTGA
- the trxA gene encoding thioredoxin — MSTTTASEPIHVEDESHFEELIESHGVVLVDYYADWCGPCKMLEPTVKEIAAETEAAVLKVDIDELQEFASAKGIRSVPTLEFYHNGESVDRVIGVQDKDDLLNALDEITG; from the coding sequence ATGAGTACCACAACTGCTTCCGAGCCGATTCACGTCGAGGATGAGAGCCATTTCGAGGAACTCATCGAGTCACATGGGGTTGTCCTCGTCGACTACTACGCCGACTGGTGTGGTCCCTGCAAGATGCTGGAGCCGACCGTCAAGGAGATCGCCGCCGAGACCGAGGCCGCGGTGCTCAAAGTAGATATCGACGAACTCCAGGAGTTCGCCAGCGCGAAAGGGATCCGAAGCGTTCCCACCCTTGAGTTCTACCACAACGGCGAATCAGTCGACCGCGTGATCGGTGTCCAAGACAAAGACGACCTGCTCAACGCGCTCGACGAAATTACCGGCTAA
- a CDS encoding 2,5-diamino-6-(ribosylamino)-4(3H)-pyrimidinone 5'-phosphate reductase produces the protein MDVVINAAMSVDGKLSSRRREQIKISGPEDFDRVDRIRADVDGVVVGIGTVLADNPHLTLDDPERRQRRRDTGRSSDPARVVVDSRGRTPPEGRICDDAAETYVLVSDAAPEERRHALREAGAELIVAGAQRVDLPMAFDQLEKRGIDRLLIEGGGELIFSVIETDLVDELTVFVGSLVIGGRDAPTLADGEGFVTNFSSLSLETVEQVDGGVVLSYIVDD, from the coding sequence ATGGATGTCGTTATCAACGCCGCGATGAGCGTCGACGGTAAACTCTCGTCGCGTCGCCGCGAACAAATAAAGATCAGCGGCCCCGAAGACTTCGACCGCGTCGACCGCATCCGGGCCGACGTCGACGGCGTCGTGGTCGGAATCGGGACCGTCCTAGCCGATAATCCGCATCTTACGCTCGATGATCCCGAGCGACGCCAACGGCGACGCGACACCGGTCGATCCAGCGATCCCGCACGCGTGGTGGTTGACTCCCGTGGCCGCACGCCACCCGAGGGGCGGATCTGTGACGACGCCGCCGAAACCTACGTACTCGTCTCTGATGCTGCCCCCGAGGAACGCCGACACGCGCTCCGGGAGGCCGGAGCCGAACTGATCGTCGCCGGAGCACAACGGGTCGACCTCCCAATGGCGTTCGACCAGCTCGAAAAACGTGGTATAGACCGCCTACTGATCGAAGGTGGTGGCGAGCTGATCTTTTCAGTTATTGAGACCGATCTTGTAGACGAACTGACCGTGTTTGTGGGATCGCTCGTCATCGGCGGCCGTGATGCGCCAACACTCGCCGACGGCGAGGGGTTCGTCACGAATTTCTCCTCGCTCTCACTGGAAACTGTCGAACAGGTCGACGGTGGCGTTGTTCTCAGCTATATAGTCGATGATTAA